The sequence ATGACGCCGCCCAGCGGCCGCGCGAGAAACCCGACGCCGAAGACCGCATACGACGCCAGTTGGCCGACAAACGGATCCGACTTGGGGAAGAACAGCGCCGGAAACACGAGCGCGGAAGCCAAACCGTAGATATAGAAGTCGTACCACTCGATCGACGTGCCGATCAGGGTCGCCGCCGCGACCAGCGCGCTCGAGGAGCGCTTCACAGCAGCCGATCTTGTGCGCCGGCGCCCGCGGCGATGCCGAGATGGCGGTACGCCGCGGTGGTCGCGCGCCGACCGCTTGCGGTGCGCGTCACAAAGCCTTCCTTGAGCAGATAGGGTTCGACGACGTCTTCGAGCGTTTCCGCGTCTTCGGTGAGCGTCGCCGCGATCGCTGCGATGCCCGCGGGGCCGCCGCGATACTGCTCGACGATCGTGCGCAGGAACGCGCGGTCGAGCCGGTCGAGGCCCAGCTCGTCGACGCCTTCCCGGCGCAGCGCCTCGGCAGCGATGGGTTCGGTGATGCGGCCGTCGGATCGCACCTCCGCGAAATCGCGGACACGCCGCAGGAGGCGGTTGGCGACGCGCGGCGTTCCGCGGCTGCGCGCGGCGATCGTGTGGGCCGCTTCGGCGTCGATCGGCACGCCCAGCACGTTCGCCGATCGCCGAACGATGCGTTCCAGCTCCCCCGCTGGGTAATAGTCCAAGTGCTGCACGATGCCGAAGCGCTCGCGCAGCGGAGCCGTCAGCATGCCCGCACGCGTCGTCGCGCCGACGAGTGTGAACCGCTTCAGCGGAAGCTTCAGCGTCTTCGCGTAGGCGCCTCGATCGACGACGAAGTCGATCTGGAATTCCTCCATCGCCGGGTAGAGGAACTCTTCGACGACCCGTCCGAGCCGGTGAATCTCGTCGACGAAGAAAACGTCGCCATCTTCCAGCGAGGTCAGGATACCGACGAGGTCCTTCGGCTTCTCCAGCGTCGGGCCGCTGGTCGGGCGAAAGTTCGCTCCGAGCTCGCGCGCGATGAGGCCCGCGAGCGTCGTCTTGCCAAGTCCCGGAGGCCCATAGAAGAGAACGTGCTCGAGGGGCTCGCCCCGCTTCTTTGCGGCATCGATCGAGATCCGCAAATTTTCGATGATGCGTTCCTGACCGACGTACTCTTCAAACGAGCGCGGGCGCAGGCTCGCGCCGTAGAGCTCGTCCTCCATGACGTCGTGCGGATCGACGATGCGTTGCTCACTCCCCGCATCTGCGGGTCCCAGTAGGCGTTTGCGCGCCTTGGGCTCGCTCATACCGGCTCCTTCGGCGCTCTGCGCCGGTATATCTCCGCGAGAAGCCGTTCGGCGTCGTCGATCGCCGAGTTGGCCTCGAGCGTCTCGCGGATCATCGCCTCCGCTTCGCCGCGCTTGTAACCCAGCTGGAGGAGCACCGCGAGCGCCTCGTCGGCGAAGTCCGGAATTGCGCTCGGTCGCGCGGCGGGCGCGTCTTGGATGAGCAGAAACTTTGCGACCTTTCCCTGGAGTTTCGCGACGATGTCGCGCGCCTTTTGTTGTCCGATGCCCGGGAGACTCTTGAGAAATCCGTAGTCGCCACGATCGATCGCTGCGGCGATCGTCGACATCGGCGCGGAGAACGCGCGCGCCGCCGAACGCGGACCGATAGATGCGACGGTAATCAGCGCCTCGAAGAACTCGCGCTCGATCGAATTCGTGAACCCGTAGTAGGTAAAGCGGCCAGTGTTGCCGTCGAGGTTGACGACCGCGTAGATCTCCAGCGCGACGTGCGCGCCCGGCGCCGGCGGGAGCTTCTCCGCGATGCACGGCGGGAGAACGATCTCGTATCCGAGCCCGCCCGCCTCGACGATCGCGGACTCGGCGGTGCGCTCGACCAGCGAGCCGCTGATCCTAGCGAACATGCACGGCGCGGCGCTCGACCACGTTGAGAAACGCCAGCGCCAACGCGAGCGCGTCGGACACATCGTGCGGTTTGGGCGGCCGCTGCAGGCCGAGCAGGCGCGTGACCATCGCGTTCACCTGCTCCTTGCGCGCGCTGCCCGAGCCGACGAGTGCGCGCTTGACGTGGGCGTGGCCGAGGGTGTGAACCGCGACGCCCGCCTGCGCACTCGCGAGGCAGAGCACGCCGCGCGCGTGACCCATCAGGAGAGCTGCGCGCGGGTTCTTATAGGACGTGTACAGCTCCTCGATGACGACGAGCGTCGGCGACGTCTGCGCGATGACTTCGGCAATGCCCGCGTGAAGCTCGCTGAGCCGCTGCTCGAGCGTCGCGGCAGCGCGCGGAACGACGACGCCGGCCTCGACCAAGGCGACGCGGCCGTTGCGGCGTTCGATCACGCCGTATCCCGTCGTGCGCAGCGCAGGGTCGATCCCGAGAACGCGCACCGCTGCAGGCGACATCTACGGCGGCGGCGGCGTGCCGTTAACGGTTAGCGTGACCGACGATCCGGGCGCCAGGCTCGTTCCCGCAGGCGGCTCCGTGCCAATGACCCTCCCACCTTGACCGACGGTTGTCGTGTACTCGGTGTGCGATACCGAGTAGCCGTACGACTGCAGCGCCTTCATGGCATCGAACTGAGACTCACCCACGGTGTCGGGCACCTCTCCCGACACGGAGAGTGTGATCGTTACCGTGGAACCCGATGCCTGCGGTCCGGCGGACGGCGCTTGCGCGACGATCGTCCCGTTGTTCGTACTCTGCTGAGCGAACCGAACGGCGATCTCGAAGCCGGATTGCGTGAGTGCCTGCCGCGCCGTCGCATAATCGTCGCCGACCACGCTGGGCAGCTGCGCGACCGGCCCATTCGCGGCCGGCGACCCGACCCATCCGTTCGGCATGCCGTTGTTGACCACGAGTCGCACGATGCTGTCGCGGTCGACCTTGCTGCCCTGCGGCACGCTCTGCGACGCGATCGTGTCGGGCGGCATGCCCGGGATCGTCTGTGTCGTGTCCAGGGTGATCCCCAGACGGCTCGCCAGCGCGCGGGCCGCGTCGACGGTTAGGCTCACGAAGTTGGGCACGACGATCGGCTGCGGGCCGCTCGAAACGATCAGCGTGACGCGGCTGCCCTCCGCGACCCCAGTGCCGGGCTTGGGCTGCTGATCGACGACGTTGTCCGCGACCGTGTTGTCGTGACGGCGCACGATGTTTACGGCGAAGCCCTCTTGCTGCAGCGTGCGCTGCGCGTCGTTGACGCTGTAACCGCGCACGTCATTCAATCCGCGCAAGGGCTTTCCGTTACTGATGACGAGCTCGATGACCTGATTCTTGTCGACCTTCGTGCCCGCCGCCGGCTCTTGGCGGATCACGCGGTCCGGTGGCACCGTCTCGCTAGCGCTCTTGGTGAAGCGCGTTCGCAGCCCGGCGTTGACGACGGCCTGTTGCGCCTGTGCCATCGTCATGCCGGTGTAATCCGCCACGAGCGTCGCGTTGCCGAGCGGCCTGCCGAACAGGAAGTAACCGATGCCGGTCGCCGCGATCAACGCGACGATCAGCGCCGGAATGGCCCAGCCGCGGCGACGTGGAGACTCCCACTCCTCGCCGGCCACGGCCGCGCGATCCGGCATCGGTGAGCGCCGCGGGGGCAGTCGCTGGGCGCCGCGCTGCGGCGGGTGTGGAGCGTCGTCGGAGATGCGATAACCGGCGACCGTAGGACGCTCGCGCGCCTCTCGCAGAGCGGTCGCGAGATCGCTGGCAGATTGAAACCGATGCTCGGGCTTCTTCTGCAGCAGGCGGTTCACGATCGAGGCGAGTGCCGGGCTGACGCCCGTTGCCGCCGCGTCGATCGTCGGAACCGGATCGCCGATGTGCTTGAGCGCGACGGTGACCGGCGATTCCCCGGTGTACGGCAGCGCTCCAGTGAGCATTTGATAGAGCACGATGCCCAGGCTGTAGAGATCGGCGGTCTCGTGGATCTCGTGCTCCTGCGCCTGCTCCGGGGAGATGTAGTAGACGCTGCCCATCACGAGCCCCGGCTTCGTGAGCGCCATCGTCTGCTGCGAGACGGCGCGCGCGATCCCGAAGTCGGAGAGTTTCACGACGTCGTCCTTGGTCACGAGAATGTTCGCCGGCTTAATGTCGCGATGCAAGAGGCCCTGGCGGTGGGCGTAGGCGAGGCCGCTCGCGATCTGCGTCGCGTAGTCGATGGCCACCGGCTCGGGCAGGCGGCCGTCTGCGGCGATGATCTCGGCCAGCGACGGGCCGTCGACGAGCTCCATGACGATGAAGTACGTCGAGTCCTGGCGGCCGACGTCAAAGGTGTTGACGATGTTGGGGTGGGAGAGCCGCGCGGCCGACTCCGCCTCTTGATAGAAGCGCCGCACGAACTCTTCGTCGGCGGCGTACTGCTCGCGCAGCACCTTGATGGCGACGCGCCGGCGCAGGAGAACGTCGGTGCCGCAATACACGGTCGCCATCCCGCCTTCGCCGAGCTTGCGGTCGAGCCGGTACCTGTTGTTGAAGGTGCGCTCCTCGATCAACTCAAGGAGCCTCTGACGAGCTGGCGCTCTCCAGCGCGCTGCGCAACACGTCGCGGGCGATCGGTGCCGCATACGTCGCGCCATAGCCGACGTTCTCGACGACGATCGCCACGGCCACGCGCGGATGATCCGCCGGCGCGAAACAGACGAACCACGCGTGCGAACGGCCCTGCGGATTGGTCGCCGTGCCGGTCTTGCCGGCGACAGTCACGTGGGGCAGCTGCGCCGGAGTGCCCGTCCCTCGCTGCACGACGGCGATCATCATCTGCGTGACCTTCGCTGCGGTCTCGGGCGATACCGGGTTTGCGAGCGCGGCTGCGCTCGAGACGCTCGCCGGCGTGCCGTCGCGGACGACTTGGCGCACGACATACGGGCGGGGTTCGCTACCGCCGTTCGCGACGGTTGCGCCGATCAAGGCCATCTGCAGCGGCGTCATAAGCAGGGCGCCCTGACCGAAACCCATCTGCGCGAGCTCGCCGGGCACGATGCCGGCCTGCGGCGGCACCCGATCCGTCTCGGCGGGGAGCTGGAAGTCGAGCGACTCACCGATGCCCCAGCGCTGAAGGTATTGATAGAAGGTATCTACCCCCATCTTCAGAGCGATCTGCGCGAAGTCCACATTGCTCGAGAGCGCGAAGGCGTTGGTCAGGTCCGAGTATCCCGTCGCTTCGCTTTCGTTGTCATGCAAGACGAAGTTTCCGATCACGAGGTACCCGGGATCCTCAAAGTGCGAATCCATCGTCACCGTGTTGCTGTCGAGGGCCGATGCCGCGGTGAAGATCTTGAACGTCGAGCCCGGCGGATACAGGCCGTCGAGAGCGCGATTGAGCAGCGGCGCCTGCGGATCGGCGCGGAGCGCCGGGAACTCGTCGTCGAAGTCGTTGGGATCGTAGCTCGGCACGCTGGCGAGCGCGAGCACGGCGCCGCTGCGCGGATCCAGCACCACGCCTGCGCCGCGCGAATAGCGCGAGAGCAACGCGAACAGCTGCGCTTGGACCGAGGGCACGATCGTCGTCACGACGTCCGCCCCGCGCGCCGGAGCGGGATTTCCGCGCAGCGTCGCGACGAGCTGCTGCAGCTGCGCTAGCGGGTCACCGCCGACGTCCGGCGGCGTCAACGCCTGGTCGAAGGCCCGCTCGATGCCGCTCGTTCCGTATCG is a genomic window of Candidatus Binatia bacterium containing:
- the ruvB gene encoding Holliday junction branch migration DNA helicase RuvB is translated as MSEPKARKRLLGPADAGSEQRIVDPHDVMEDELYGASLRPRSFEEYVGQERIIENLRISIDAAKKRGEPLEHVLFYGPPGLGKTTLAGLIARELGANFRPTSGPTLEKPKDLVGILTSLEDGDVFFVDEIHRLGRVVEEFLYPAMEEFQIDFVVDRGAYAKTLKLPLKRFTLVGATTRAGMLTAPLRERFGIVQHLDYYPAGELERIVRRSANVLGVPIDAEAAHTIAARSRGTPRVANRLLRRVRDFAEVRSDGRITEPIAAEALRREGVDELGLDRLDRAFLRTIVEQYRGGPAGIAAIAATLTEDAETLEDVVEPYLLKEGFVTRTASGRRATTAAYRHLGIAAGAGAQDRLL
- the ruvA gene encoding Holliday junction branch migration protein RuvA, with translation MFARISGSLVERTAESAIVEAGGLGYEIVLPPCIAEKLPPAPGAHVALEIYAVVNLDGNTGRFTYYGFTNSIEREFFEALITVASIGPRSAARAFSAPMSTIAAAIDRGDYGFLKSLPGIGQQKARDIVAKLQGKVAKFLLIQDAPAARPSAIPDFADEALAVLLQLGYKRGEAEAMIRETLEANSAIDDAERLLAEIYRRRAPKEPV
- the ruvC gene encoding crossover junction endodeoxyribonuclease RuvC, producing the protein MSPAAVRVLGIDPALRTTGYGVIERRNGRVALVEAGVVVPRAAATLEQRLSELHAGIAEVIAQTSPTLVVIEELYTSYKNPRAALLMGHARGVLCLASAQAGVAVHTLGHAHVKRALVGSGSARKEQVNAMVTRLLGLQRPPKPHDVSDALALALAFLNVVERRAVHVR
- the pknB gene encoding Stk1 family PASTA domain-containing Ser/Thr kinase, yielding MIEERTFNNRYRLDRKLGEGGMATVYCGTDVLLRRRVAIKVLREQYAADEEFVRRFYQEAESAARLSHPNIVNTFDVGRQDSTYFIVMELVDGPSLAEIIAADGRLPEPVAIDYATQIASGLAYAHRQGLLHRDIKPANILVTKDDVVKLSDFGIARAVSQQTMALTKPGLVMGSVYYISPEQAQEHEIHETADLYSLGIVLYQMLTGALPYTGESPVTVALKHIGDPVPTIDAAATGVSPALASIVNRLLQKKPEHRFQSASDLATALREARERPTVAGYRISDDAPHPPQRGAQRLPPRRSPMPDRAAVAGEEWESPRRRGWAIPALIVALIAATGIGYFLFGRPLGNATLVADYTGMTMAQAQQAVVNAGLRTRFTKSASETVPPDRVIRQEPAAGTKVDKNQVIELVISNGKPLRGLNDVRGYSVNDAQRTLQQEGFAVNIVRRHDNTVADNVVDQQPKPGTGVAEGSRVTLIVSSGPQPIVVPNFVSLTVDAARALASRLGITLDTTQTIPGMPPDTIASQSVPQGSKVDRDSIVRLVVNNGMPNGWVGSPAANGPVAQLPSVVGDDYATARQALTQSGFEIAVRFAQQSTNNGTIVAQAPSAGPQASGSTVTITLSVSGEVPDTVGESQFDAMKALQSYGYSVSHTEYTTTVGQGGRVIGTEPPAGTSLAPGSSVTLTVNGTPPPP
- a CDS encoding penicillin-binding protein 2; translation: MTNRAIRDLSRFFVLLFAVLAIRQIYIQIVAAPRIAARPNNPRHTPLDAGRGRIYATDGTLIAQTVGGKRLYPLGAELAQTAGYVSVRYGTSGIERAFDQALTPPDVGGDPLAQLQQLVATLRGNPAPARGADVVTTIVPSVQAQLFALLSRYSRGAGVVLDPRSGAVLALASVPSYDPNDFDDEFPALRADPQAPLLNRALDGLYPPGSTFKIFTAASALDSNTVTMDSHFEDPGYLVIGNFVLHDNESEATGYSDLTNAFALSSNVDFAQIALKMGVDTFYQYLQRWGIGESLDFQLPAETDRVPPQAGIVPGELAQMGFGQGALLMTPLQMALIGATVANGGSEPRPYVVRQVVRDGTPASVSSAAALANPVSPETAAKVTQMMIAVVQRGTGTPAQLPHVTVAGKTGTATNPQGRSHAWFVCFAPADHPRVAVAIVVENVGYGATYAAPIARDVLRSALESASSSEAP